A genomic window from Triplophysa dalaica isolate WHDGS20190420 chromosome 24, ASM1584641v1, whole genome shotgun sequence includes:
- the gxylt1a gene encoding glucoside xylosyltransferase 1 isoform X1: MRRYIRVLFVCTLIVFCSLLYTFSQLVSSLDSAGPQARAHRARAAHSGLGERERDDRCNSGSVTHWDPYGMPSAVCGLNCFKESAVRYTVPAAGVREQDRQEPVRLAVVACGTRLEETLTMLKSAVLFSCRTLHFYIFAEDELHVGFRQALESWPEKYRSKFNYSTYPITFPSENAREWRKLFKPCASQRLFLPLILKDVDSLLYVDTDILFLRPVEDIWRFLSGFNSSHVAAMAPEHEEPRIGWYNRFARHPYYGRTGVNSGVMLMNLTRIRAKHFKNDMTPANLKWADLLMPLLHKYKLNITWGDQDLLNIIFHHNPESLYVFPCQWNYRPDHCIYGSNCGDAEQHGVYILHGNRGVYHDDKQPVFRAIYDVIQKYPFGEDAVHGLLRPLEEKLRDARHTYCGRVWHIFTKRLQESVKELQKDKSR, translated from the exons ATGCGTCGCTACATTCGCGTCTTGTTCGTTTGCACTTTAATCGTCTTCTGCTCGCTCTTGTACACATTTAGTCAACTTGTGTCGTCGCTGGACAGCGCCGGTCCACAGGCGCGAGCACACCGGGCACGCGCAGCACATTCAGGCCTCGGTGAACGCGAGCGCGATGACAG GTGTAATTCAGGGTCCGTCACTCACTGGGACCCCTATGGGATGCCTTCTGCTGTTTGCGGACTGAACTGCTTTAAGGAGTCGGCTGTTAG GTACACTGTTCCAGCGGCCGGGGTCCGTGAGCAGGACCGCCAGGAGCCCGTCAGACTGGCTGTGGTGGCGTGCGGTACCCGTCTGGAGGAAACGCTCACCATGCTGAAATCTGCCGTCCTGTTCAGCTGCAGAACGcttcacttttatattttcGCAGAAGATGAGCTTCACGTGGGCTTCAGACAGGCA CTGGAGTCGTGGCCGGAGAAATACCGCTCCAAGTTTAACTACAGCACGTATCCCATCACCTTTCCCAGCGAGAACGCCAGAGAGTGGAGAAAACTTTTCAAACCGTGCGCTTCACAAAGACTCTTTCTTCCT ctgATCCTGAAGGACGTCGACTCTCTGCTGTACGTGGACACAGATATCTTGTTCCTGCGGCCGGTGGAGGACATCTGGAGGTTTCTCTCAGGGTTTAACAGCAGTCACGTGGCTGCGATGGCGCCGGAGCACGAGGAGCCGCGGATCGGCTGGTACAATCGTTTCGCTCGACACCCGTACTACGGCCGGACCGGAGTGAACTCGGGAGTCATGCTGATGAATCTGACCCGAATCAGAGCCAAACACTTCAAG AATGACATGACGCCCGCAAATCTGAAGTGGGCCGACCTGTTGATGCCTCTGCTACACAAATATAAACTCAACATCACCTGGGGTGATCAAGACCTGCTTAACATCATATTTCATCATAATCCAG AGAGTCTGTACGTGTTCCCGTGCCAATGGAATTACCGTCCGGATCACTGCATTTACGGCAGTAACTGCGGTGACGCCGAACAACATGGTGTTTACATTCTCCATGGGAACCGAGGGGTTTACCATGACGACAAGCAACCTGTATTCAGAGCCATTTACGATGTCATTCAGAAG TATCCGTTCGGAGAAGATGCAGTCCACGGTTTACTGCGCCCCTTGGAGGAGAAGCTACGGGACGCCAGACACACGTACTGCGGAAGAGTCTGGCACATCTTCACCAAACGATTACAAGAAAGTGTGAAAGAGCTACAGAAAGACAAATCCAGATGA
- the gxylt1a gene encoding glucoside xylosyltransferase 1 isoform X2, which translates to MRRYIRVLFVCTLIVFCSLLYTFSQLVSSLDSAGPQARAHRARAAHSGLGERERDDRYTVPAAGVREQDRQEPVRLAVVACGTRLEETLTMLKSAVLFSCRTLHFYIFAEDELHVGFRQALESWPEKYRSKFNYSTYPITFPSENAREWRKLFKPCASQRLFLPLILKDVDSLLYVDTDILFLRPVEDIWRFLSGFNSSHVAAMAPEHEEPRIGWYNRFARHPYYGRTGVNSGVMLMNLTRIRAKHFKNDMTPANLKWADLLMPLLHKYKLNITWGDQDLLNIIFHHNPESLYVFPCQWNYRPDHCIYGSNCGDAEQHGVYILHGNRGVYHDDKQPVFRAIYDVIQKYPFGEDAVHGLLRPLEEKLRDARHTYCGRVWHIFTKRLQESVKELQKDKSR; encoded by the exons ATGCGTCGCTACATTCGCGTCTTGTTCGTTTGCACTTTAATCGTCTTCTGCTCGCTCTTGTACACATTTAGTCAACTTGTGTCGTCGCTGGACAGCGCCGGTCCACAGGCGCGAGCACACCGGGCACGCGCAGCACATTCAGGCCTCGGTGAACGCGAGCGCGATGACAG GTACACTGTTCCAGCGGCCGGGGTCCGTGAGCAGGACCGCCAGGAGCCCGTCAGACTGGCTGTGGTGGCGTGCGGTACCCGTCTGGAGGAAACGCTCACCATGCTGAAATCTGCCGTCCTGTTCAGCTGCAGAACGcttcacttttatattttcGCAGAAGATGAGCTTCACGTGGGCTTCAGACAGGCA CTGGAGTCGTGGCCGGAGAAATACCGCTCCAAGTTTAACTACAGCACGTATCCCATCACCTTTCCCAGCGAGAACGCCAGAGAGTGGAGAAAACTTTTCAAACCGTGCGCTTCACAAAGACTCTTTCTTCCT ctgATCCTGAAGGACGTCGACTCTCTGCTGTACGTGGACACAGATATCTTGTTCCTGCGGCCGGTGGAGGACATCTGGAGGTTTCTCTCAGGGTTTAACAGCAGTCACGTGGCTGCGATGGCGCCGGAGCACGAGGAGCCGCGGATCGGCTGGTACAATCGTTTCGCTCGACACCCGTACTACGGCCGGACCGGAGTGAACTCGGGAGTCATGCTGATGAATCTGACCCGAATCAGAGCCAAACACTTCAAG AATGACATGACGCCCGCAAATCTGAAGTGGGCCGACCTGTTGATGCCTCTGCTACACAAATATAAACTCAACATCACCTGGGGTGATCAAGACCTGCTTAACATCATATTTCATCATAATCCAG AGAGTCTGTACGTGTTCCCGTGCCAATGGAATTACCGTCCGGATCACTGCATTTACGGCAGTAACTGCGGTGACGCCGAACAACATGGTGTTTACATTCTCCATGGGAACCGAGGGGTTTACCATGACGACAAGCAACCTGTATTCAGAGCCATTTACGATGTCATTCAGAAG TATCCGTTCGGAGAAGATGCAGTCCACGGTTTACTGCGCCCCTTGGAGGAGAAGCTACGGGACGCCAGACACACGTACTGCGGAAGAGTCTGGCACATCTTCACCAAACGATTACAAGAAAGTGTGAAAGAGCTACAGAAAGACAAATCCAGATGA